The genome window TATAACAATGCTTCAACAAACACATTATGCACAGCCGAACCATTGAATCAACAAAGAGATTTCGTTTAGGGACGAAACTAAGTAGTAAACACTGCCCATGAAAGTAATCGACTCAATCAAATTTAGGGCAAGGACTTTTTACTATTTCAAACCACAATTGTACTCCAAATCAAATTTATATTGCTTGCAAGCAAGCCCACCCATAAAACGTATAGGTAAGCAGGCAACTGTAACTGCAGGAAATTTTGGAAGTCTGCCGATTCATTTCTGAATTGGTATGAATCGGTTTTATGCTGAAACACTTGCTTCATTGCATGAAAACAAATCATAATAATggtaattacaaaaatataaaaatactacTATCAGGCTTGCATCAGTAATAATATACCAGAAACATTACACGCTGTTTAGGCCTGCTCAATTTGAGGACTGTTCATCATGAGATGAACCAGTCATCCCATGATTTTTTTGGCATGACCCTGACCCACATTTCCAATTGGCATTGTGGTCACAGGGAATGGTATAGGCCAACCCATtccattgcgcaaaccaaagaGTATGATAAGTAGGTTCAGAGTTTCGCCAAATGATCTTGATTGGCTTATGGGATGGAATGGGTGGTCCGTTGCCATGGCATTTCATATGGCCATAGTGCCAATTGAAGATTGGTCATGCCATAAAATGTTGGACTCGGATCTTGCGAGAGGTGGGTTGATAAAACACACACTGGAAACATGAATTTTTCTCGCTGCCAACATGTTTATTCAAACACTCAAAAACCTATAACTGCTAACCTGCTTCTAACAAATTACATCAGATGAAGCACATTCGGTGCTTCCATCCGACGAAGCACATTCGGTGCTTTTCttgttgtcagcagcttctGAAGTTTATTCCAACATCTAAAAGCCTACAGCTTCTGATGACCTCTAAAAGGATGAAACTCATCCGAGCTTACATCCGGTGCATACTGCACATCTTACCAGGGGAGTCACcacatatttataggctagcAACCGGACTGCTGCAGACACAGTATGACGGCTTGCTACAGTACGGATGTACTGTTCCTACAGTACCAGATATACTTCTGCTACAGCATCCATTGGATGGTACCATGATCGACAAACCCGTAATAAATGAGATCTTTGTTCACATCAAACAGGCCTATGTGACATTGTATAGTCCTCCTTCATGAGGCTCGGGAAATGGACGCTTTATTATCACCTGAAAACACAAATACAAACAGTACAGGTTTACTTACCAAATCCTCCCAGAAACGACCAGAAACAGCCTTCTTGAACCGTATTATCCACTTGCCACCATTCTGATTTGCAGGATCCTGTCCATTCAAAAACCATTAACCACTAGAAACATCAACAGACCATTAACCACTAGAAACATGGACAGACATAACAATACACTAAACACAGCCACGAAAAACACCACGACAATTCTAAGGAATACCTCCCAAAGGGGCCGGATGCCCTCCTTGAAGAGATGAAGGTCAGCAGGGCTCGGCAAGGAGGACGGGCGCGCGAGGTGGCAGTAGCAAATCCAGAACGACTCGACCTGAAGGCATCCAAAAGGCACCGGCAATCAGCTGCACTGGAATAATGAATCCCCCACAACAGACCATCGGGCTGAGATATACAGTGCTGAAATCGacgatcttcttgatgttgtcCTCGTACGACTGCGACCTCGCCCCAGGCGTCCGGCGCGTGTACCAGAGCACGAGCTTGCGCTGCGGACGCACGGCAAAGAGCAAAGGAATACAAGTCACATCCACTTCCACGATCTCAACTACCAATCCAATCTACCATGCGCTGGGAATTGCACTGAAATCAAAATACCCCTTTTTCGAATAGGGAGTCGGGGATGGAACTTATGAACGCAAAAGAGATGGTTTTAGCTGAGGGGCGCGCTAGATCTAGCGGGGGCGGGGTCTTACCCTGAGGGGGTGGAGTCCGGCCTCGAGCTCGCGGTTGCGGCGCTCGGTCTCATCGGCATCTGCCTCGTCCTCctcagtggcggcggcggcggcgggtgcgtCGTCCTTCCGCGCGTGCGgtagctgctgctcctcctgctCGGCCTCCTTTTTCTCCGCCGTCGGCTCCATGGCGCGCCCTTATGCGGCGATTTGGTCGGCTGGGTGTAGCTGGTGTTGGTCAGAACTCAGAACAGAATGAAGGCCCCTTTTTATAAGCTGCGGCTTTAGAGTTTcgcgaaaaaaaaaactctgcacGAGGAAATATCTGTGTGTTGAAttttgattatttatttttataataaatttttagtttcttaaCATATTAAAAACGAGCTCTCAGTCTATTTTTTTAACTCAGTTTATTTCAATCACAACTAATTTCTTAATCgattaaaaaccaaaaaaaccaACTTTTGATACCAGagaaaaacatattaaaaaaagCCGAAGCagtggagagaaagagagacacATAACGAGAAAGGAGTTAAGTGGGACTTTGGCCTTTTGTGCCTTTTGTGATGAACCGTGTGTCACAACGGGCGCTTGCGCTTTTGCCtccgatttttttatttttatatcttttaaataaaaaattatgaaatgtgtGTTTATTTTAAgttattgaaaaattattaaaatagaCTATAGTAGTCTTGACTCTAGATGTACCATTTTTTAAAATGgaagtctatttttataaaaatcccTTGCCTCCCTTGATATTTCACGGTGATACGagcccttcttttttttaaggcaCAAAGGCCTTTTCGTGGCCATTTAACAGGTCTCGAACAAGTAATAAAAAGAGTATTATAATGTCAGTCAATAAATTCCGGaagaatatgttttttatgGAGGAGATATTGCGCCGATGGGGAATTGTGCATCTAATTTGTGTTCTCTCGTTAGAGAAGTTTCTAACATAAGGTTCGTGCAAGCATGTTTTTCCTGAAGAAACATGAGCTCTGCTCCTACACAACTTAGAGATCTGACTCAAATGAATTGAAATTTCAACGTATAGATTCAACTTTCACTTCTATATGTTCAGCTTTGGACTCGCAGGCACGAGAAAATTAATTCGAATAGCAAATTTGAACTCGAAACATCAACGTAGAGACATGCTTGTTGAGCTTTGAAGTTAAAGAAATTGAAGCATTGAAGAAAATGAATTCAACTAAAAACTCAACCATACAAGAATCTAATGACTTAGATTTTTAGAGTTTAAGTGTGTTCCATCTTTTTTATGGCGATGATGCCACTTTCCAGGCATCGTGTGGCTAGGATTTTCAAGGAGACTACACGTGAGGCTACATAGACGAGAACATGGAATGACACTGATGAGTGACAAGGCAAGGTGAAGAGAAAGGGAGGTAGCGGCGATGACCGATAGGGGTAATGACAAATAAGATGGAGAAGTAAGGAGAAGTGTGTTGTTAGTTGTGAGATAAAAGAGTGGAAGAAAATGTTGATAGATTTGTAGAGGTTTGTCTGATATATGGATATGTTGTCCAATAAAAGAACTTTGATGATTTTGTTTGTTATCCAAAGTTTTGAACCAATGTGACGATTGCAATTAACAACCATGCAAATTAACTCGATGTAGAATTATAATATCTTTTCAACGTGCGAACATCGTTTTCTTTTGTGAACATGAGGTAATACAAGATGTCCTTCCCTAACAAACtcaagccttttttttttgcaaaaaatgatATGGCTATTGTGTTTCAATGTGTCATTTTGGGATCAATTGACCTCATTAATGAGCGCACTAGTAAGCAATGTGTCGAGACTTGCAAGATAAACTTAAGGCTATTGTATTGCGTATTGCAGTTGCAGCACATCAATCACTAATCCCTTCGACTACAGGACGAAGTCAAGTACGGCACATGCATGCGAAAATCTATTTTTGCACGAAAAAGCTGGCGCTTTAAGGATGTGTTTGCTTTAAGGGATAGGGTGAGTTGGGAGGGGACgattcttatttttttgatGTTTGATTTAGAGACAGTAGGGATATGGTTAGTCCtcataaataatatttttttaatatgttgAATGAAACTATCCTCTAAATTGGTGGAATGTAACCATCCACCTTTACTAATCATActcattagtaaaatgattagTGATATTAGTATGTTTATATTActtattagtatatattactataagattagAACTTGTAAGGGTTAATATGttaattagtgataattaatgagctaattagagtatAATTAGAgttaattagcatattttattgttaattagtaatgactaTGGCAAGTGTAACATTAATATATGTTAGTGCAGGTTGATTAGtatatattaataattattatttaaaattaaaagatacaattagttaaattattatCCTTATTCGTTCTCGTTccttcaattaaaaaaaaaactt of Phragmites australis chromosome 3, lpPhrAust1.1, whole genome shotgun sequence contains these proteins:
- the LOC133912106 gene encoding eukaryotic translation initiation factor NCBP-like produces the protein MEPTAEKKEAEQEEQQLPHARKDDAPAAAAATEEDEADADETERRNRELEAGLHPLRRKLVLWYTRRTPGARSQSYEDNIKKIVDFSTVESFWICYCHLARPSSLPSPADLHLFKEGIRPLWEDPANQNGGKWIIRFKKAVSGRFWEDLVLVLVGDQLDYSNDVCGVVLSVRFNEDILSVWNRNASDHQGVMTLRDSIKRHLKLPHSYLMEYKPHDASRRDNSSYRNTWLRG